The Methanobrevibacter sp. DNA segment CAAAATTGCTTGAAGAATATAATAAAAATCAGAATTATCTTCAGACAACCAGTGATGATAATATTGCCATCGAATTAAAGAATGTAAGCTTAAGCTTTAAGATCGGCAATGATAAGATTGATAATCTGAAGGAATACGTCATTAGAACCATTAAAAGAAATAAGGAAAAGAAAACTCTTTTTAAAGCTACAGACAATGTTTCATTTAGAATCTATAAAGGTGAAAAGGTAGGAATCATCGGATATAACGGAGCTGGAAAAAGTACACTTCTTAAGCTTATTTCCGGAGTATATTCCCCTGATGAGGGAGAGATAATCATTAATGGAAATATCGCTCCTTTATTATCATTAGGTGCGGGATTTGACAAAAACTACTCTGGAAGAGAAAATATATTCCTAAATGGCGCAATTCTCGGATATGACGAAGAATTCCTAAAGGAAAAATATGATGAAATTTTAGAATTCAGCGAACTTGGAGATTTCATTAATTTAGCTGTAAAGAACTATTCATCAGGTATGTTATCCAAACTTGGATTTTCAATTGCTACAATCGTAAACCCAGATATATTGATTCTTGATGAAGTATTGGGAGTTGGAGACATTAACTTCAAGAAGAAAAGTAAGGAGAAACTTCGCTCATTAATTGAATCCAACACAACTGTACTGCTTGTATCACACACAATATCTGAAATAAGATCCATATGTGATAAGGCCATTTGGATTGAAAACGGAAAAGTCCGTGAGATTGGGGAAGTAAATTATATCTGTGATAAATATACAAAAGAAGCTAAGAATGCAAGTAAAGAGAAAACCAAAAAGTTAAAGCCAAAACGATTCTAATTATTTTTAATATCATTTTAGATTATAATAACCTTTTAGATTAGCTATTATTTTTAATAGCTATTCTTAATTATTAAAGAAAGATACAATACTATTTTTAATTATTAAAAGAAGATCATTGAAAAGTCTATTTCTTCAAAGTTCTAATAACTTTATCCTTAGTAATATTGAATAAGACAGTTACCCCATGAGTAATAGGGTCTTTTGTTGATCCATCAACATCATAACGGACAGTAATAGGAACCTCAACTATTTTTAAACCAGCTTCTGAAGCATCGACAAGCATTTCACTTTCAATGGCAAAGCCAGTATCCTTGAATCTGAAAACATTTCTAGATTTAGGTGAAAATGCTCTAAATCCACTTTGAGAATCTGTAACCTTGATTCC contains these protein-coding regions:
- a CDS encoding ABC transporter ATP-binding protein, producing MENRNEDNKIKTKIIPSAHNTFSLQAILKTETDEALANQNIICNTYNLKEEKINSERYETDDEGIFEILFDNIKDEDLEIELIFEGNEEYENTTLITYYFKESEEEKEKKELEAKKSEEKKAKEEKALKKQKNKEKKAKLLEEYNKNQNYLQTTSDDNIAIELKNVSLSFKIGNDKIDNLKEYVIRTIKRNKEKKTLFKATDNVSFRIYKGEKVGIIGYNGAGKSTLLKLISGVYSPDEGEIIINGNIAPLLSLGAGFDKNYSGRENIFLNGAILGYDEEFLKEKYDEILEFSELGDFINLAVKNYSSGMLSKLGFSIATIVNPDILILDEVLGVGDINFKKKSKEKLRSLIESNTTVLLVSHTISEIRSICDKAIWIENGKVREIGEVNYICDKYTKEAKNASKEKTKKLKPKRF